The Equus caballus isolate H_3958 breed thoroughbred chromosome 13, TB-T2T, whole genome shotgun sequence genome includes a window with the following:
- the PCOLCE gene encoding procollagen C-endopeptidase enhancer 1 isoform X2 — protein MLPAATASLLGPLLTAWALLPFAQGQTPNYTRPVFLCGGDVTGESGYVASEGFPNLYPPNKECIWTITVPEGQTVSLSFRVFDLELHPACRYDALEVFAGSGTSGQRLGRFCGTFRPAPLVAPGNQVTLRMTADEGTGGRGFLLWYSGRATSGTEHQFCGGRLEKAQGTLTTPNWPESDYPPGISCSWHIIAPPDQVISLTFGKFDLESDTYCRYDSVSVFNGAVSDDAKRLGKFCGDTAPGPISSEGNELLVQFVSDLSVTADGFSASYRTLPRGAAKEGPAQSPGEDARPGPPLLGPGPKPGAGPKVKPKLPPAEKPKASPEAKATLVGPDALGVPCPKQCRRTGTLQSNFCASNLVVTATVKSMVRGPGEGLTVTVSLIGAYKTGGLDLPSPPTDTPLKFYVPCKQCPPMKKGASYLLMGQVEENRGPVLPPESFVVLYRPNQDQILTNISKRCPS, from the exons ATGCTGCCTGCTGCCACAGCCTCCCTCTTGGGGCCCCTCCTCACTGCCTGGGCCCTGCTGCCTTTCGCCCAGGGCCAGACCCCCAACTACACCAG ACCCGTGTTCCTGTGCGGAGGGGATGTGACTGGGGAGTCAGGTTACGTGGCAAGTGAGGGTTTCCCCAACCTCTACCCCCCCAATAAGGAGTGCATCTGGACAATAACG GTCCCTGAGGGCCAGACTGTATCCCTCTCCTTCCGTGTCTTTGACCTGGAGCTGCACCCTGCCTGCCGTTACGATGCTCTGGAGGTCTTTGCCGGGTCGGGAACCTCGGGCCAGCGGCTCGGTCGCTTCTGCGGGACCTTCCGACCGGCGCCCTTAGTCGCCCCCGGCAACCAGGTGACCCTGAGGATGACGGCGGACGAGGGCACGGGAGGACGCGGCTTCCTGCTCTGGTACAGCGGGCGGGCCACCTCGGGCACTG agcacCAGTTTTGCGGGGGGCGGCTGGAGAAGGCCCAGGGAACCCTGACCACGCCCAACTGGCCCGAGTCCGATTACCCCCCGGGCATCAGCTGTTCCTGGCACATCATCGCGCCCCCGGACCAG GTGATCTCGCTGACCTTCGGGAAGTTTGACCTGGAGAGCGACACCTACTGCCGCTACGACTCGGTCAGCGTGTTCAACGGGGCCGTGAGCGACGACGCCAAGAGGCTGGGGAAGTTCTGCGGCGACACAGCCCCGGG TCCCATCTCCTCCGAAGGGAATGAGCTCCTCGTCCAGTTCGTCTCGGACCTCAGCGTCACAGCCGACGGCTTCTCGGCCTCGTATAGGACCCTGCCGAGGGGCGCCGCCAAAGAAGGGCCGGCCCAGAGTCCGGGGGAGGACGCCCGGCCCGGTCCTCCGCTCCTCGGCCCCGGCCCCAAGCCTGGAGCCGGCCCCAAAGTGAAGCCCAAACTCCCACCTGCGGAGAAACCGAAGGCCTCGCCTGAGGCCAAGGCAACACTAGTGGGTCCCG ATGCACTAGGTGTCCCCTGCCCGAAGCAGTGCCGGCGGACAGGCACCTTGCAGAGCAATTTCTGTGCCAGCAACCTGG TGGTAACAGCAACAGTGAAGTCCATGGTTCGGGGCCCAGGGGAGGGCCTCACTGTCACTGTCAGTCTCATTGGTGCTTATAAAACCGGAGGCCTGGACCTGCCCTCTCCACCCACTGACACCCCCCTGAAGTTTTACGTGCCCTGCAAACAGTGCCCCCCCATGAAGAAAG gagCCAGTTATCTGCTGATGGGCCAGGTGGAGGAGAACAGAGGTCCCGTCCTTCCTCCAGAGAGCTTCGTGGTTCTCTACCGGCCCAACCAGGACCAGATCCTCACCAACATCAGCAAGAGGTGCCCCTCCTAG
- the PCOLCE gene encoding procollagen C-endopeptidase enhancer 1 isoform X1: protein MLPAATASLLGPLLTAWALLPFAQGQTPNYTRPVFLCGGDVTGESGYVASEGFPNLYPPNKECIWTITVPEGQTVSLSFRVFDLELHPACRYDALEVFAGSGTSGQRLGRFCGTFRPAPLVAPGNQVTLRMTADEGTGGRGFLLWYSGRATSGTGPPPGARRKWVTDPRVEWAAWGYWDEHQFCGGRLEKAQGTLTTPNWPESDYPPGISCSWHIIAPPDQVISLTFGKFDLESDTYCRYDSVSVFNGAVSDDAKRLGKFCGDTAPGPISSEGNELLVQFVSDLSVTADGFSASYRTLPRGAAKEGPAQSPGEDARPGPPLLGPGPKPGAGPKVKPKLPPAEKPKASPEAKATLVGPDALGVPCPKQCRRTGTLQSNFCASNLVVTATVKSMVRGPGEGLTVTVSLIGAYKTGGLDLPSPPTDTPLKFYVPCKQCPPMKKGASYLLMGQVEENRGPVLPPESFVVLYRPNQDQILTNISKRCPS from the exons ATGCTGCCTGCTGCCACAGCCTCCCTCTTGGGGCCCCTCCTCACTGCCTGGGCCCTGCTGCCTTTCGCCCAGGGCCAGACCCCCAACTACACCAG ACCCGTGTTCCTGTGCGGAGGGGATGTGACTGGGGAGTCAGGTTACGTGGCAAGTGAGGGTTTCCCCAACCTCTACCCCCCCAATAAGGAGTGCATCTGGACAATAACG GTCCCTGAGGGCCAGACTGTATCCCTCTCCTTCCGTGTCTTTGACCTGGAGCTGCACCCTGCCTGCCGTTACGATGCTCTGGAGGTCTTTGCCGGGTCGGGAACCTCGGGCCAGCGGCTCGGTCGCTTCTGCGGGACCTTCCGACCGGCGCCCTTAGTCGCCCCCGGCAACCAGGTGACCCTGAGGATGACGGCGGACGAGGGCACGGGAGGACGCGGCTTCCTGCTCTGGTACAGCGGGCGGGCCACCTCGGGCACTG GCCCCCCCCCAGGCGCGAGGCGGAAATGGGTCACCGACCCGCGGGTGGAATGGGCGGCCTGGGGTTACTGGGACG agcacCAGTTTTGCGGGGGGCGGCTGGAGAAGGCCCAGGGAACCCTGACCACGCCCAACTGGCCCGAGTCCGATTACCCCCCGGGCATCAGCTGTTCCTGGCACATCATCGCGCCCCCGGACCAG GTGATCTCGCTGACCTTCGGGAAGTTTGACCTGGAGAGCGACACCTACTGCCGCTACGACTCGGTCAGCGTGTTCAACGGGGCCGTGAGCGACGACGCCAAGAGGCTGGGGAAGTTCTGCGGCGACACAGCCCCGGG TCCCATCTCCTCCGAAGGGAATGAGCTCCTCGTCCAGTTCGTCTCGGACCTCAGCGTCACAGCCGACGGCTTCTCGGCCTCGTATAGGACCCTGCCGAGGGGCGCCGCCAAAGAAGGGCCGGCCCAGAGTCCGGGGGAGGACGCCCGGCCCGGTCCTCCGCTCCTCGGCCCCGGCCCCAAGCCTGGAGCCGGCCCCAAAGTGAAGCCCAAACTCCCACCTGCGGAGAAACCGAAGGCCTCGCCTGAGGCCAAGGCAACACTAGTGGGTCCCG ATGCACTAGGTGTCCCCTGCCCGAAGCAGTGCCGGCGGACAGGCACCTTGCAGAGCAATTTCTGTGCCAGCAACCTGG TGGTAACAGCAACAGTGAAGTCCATGGTTCGGGGCCCAGGGGAGGGCCTCACTGTCACTGTCAGTCTCATTGGTGCTTATAAAACCGGAGGCCTGGACCTGCCCTCTCCACCCACTGACACCCCCCTGAAGTTTTACGTGCCCTGCAAACAGTGCCCCCCCATGAAGAAAG gagCCAGTTATCTGCTGATGGGCCAGGTGGAGGAGAACAGAGGTCCCGTCCTTCCTCCAGAGAGCTTCGTGGTTCTCTACCGGCCCAACCAGGACCAGATCCTCACCAACATCAGCAAGAGGTGCCCCTCCTAG
- the MOSPD3 gene encoding motile sperm domain-containing protein 3 gives MRRGALQDQELVGPGAPGRGSRGAPSPSGPVVPVLVFPPDLVFRADQRSGPRQLLTLYNPTGAALRFRVLCTAPAKYTVFDAEGYVKPQSCIDIVIRHVAPIPSHYDVQDRFRIELSEEGAEGRVVGRKDITSVLRAPAYPLELQAQPDPTPHTGPPSWTAPPTARHFPENPRPQLATSSFLLFVLTGIVSVAFLLLPLQDELGSQLPQILHVSLGQKLVAAYVLGLLTMVFLRT, from the exons ATGCGCCGTGGGGCGCTCCAGGACCAGGAGCTGGTGGGTCCGGGGGCTCCTGGGCGGGGGTCCCGGGGCGCCCCTTCTCCCTCGGGACCTGTTGTCCCGGTCCTCGTCTTTCCCCCGGATCTAGTATTCAGGGCGGACCAGCGGAGCGGACCCCGGCAGCTGCTGACCCTCTATAACCCCACGGGAGCTGCGCTTCGCTTCCGAG TCCTGTGCACAGCACCTGCCAAATACACAGTGTTTGACGCAGAAGGATATGTGAAGCCTCAGTCCTGCATTGACAT TGTGATTCGCCATGTGGCCCCCATTCCCAGCCACTATGACGTCCAGGACCGCTTCCGCATTGAGCTGTctgaggagggagctgagggccGAGTGGTGGGGCGCAAGGACATCACCTCGGTCCTGAGAGCCCCAGCCTACCCCCTTGAGCTTCAGGCACAGCCCGACCCAACACCCCACACAGGGCCTCCTTCCTGGACAGCACCACCCACGGCCAGACACTTTCCGGAGA ACCCCCGCCCACAACTGGCCACCAGCTCCTTCCTCCTGTTTGTGCTGACGGGCATCGTCTCTGTGGCCTTCCTGCTGCTCCCGCTCCAGGACGAACTCGGCAGCCAGCTGCCCCAAATCCTGCATGTCTCCCTGGGACAAAAGTTGGTGGCAGCCTATGTCTTGG GCCTCCTCACCATGGTGTTCCTCCGCACCTGA